One stretch of Nicotiana tabacum cultivar K326 chromosome 18, ASM71507v2, whole genome shotgun sequence DNA includes these proteins:
- the LOC142172775 gene encoding uncharacterized protein LOC142172775 gives MSSQSTYRPHYIQGTRGLSASGHRNSRQIYATTPVCHTCGATGIGNRARGAGDRATVNQGQGNAGRGQARVFAFTRQNAQALNAVVTCILSVCSFDAFALIDPRSTHSYVSSYFALRFSRQPELLNDPFLVATPVGESLLVEYVYRACQIRVEGKDTLADLIVLDMIDFDMLMAIDWLSSCYAIVDCHAKIIKFEIPNEPSFILRGSQVSEN, from the exons ATGTCTTCACAGTCCACATACAGACCACATTATATACAGGGTACTAGGGGACTGTCAGCATCTGGACATCGTAATTCTAGGCAGATATATGCCACTACTCCAGTCTGCCACACCTGTG GTGCTACAGGTATAGGAAATAGAGCTCGAGGTGCTGGAGACCGTGCTACCGTGAATCAAGGACAAGGGAAtgctggtagaggtcaggcgagagtttttgcatttactagacaGAATGCTCAGGCCTTGAATGCTGTGGTTACATGTATTCTTTCTGTCTGTTCATTTGATGCATTTGCGTTGATTGATCCGAGATCTACTCACTCCTATGTGTCCTCGTACTTTGCCTTGAGGTTTAGTAGACAGCCTGAGCTATTAAATGATCCTTTTCTAGTTGCTACTCCTGTTGGAGAGTCTCTATTAGTTGAATACGTGTATCGTGCTTGTCAGATTCGGGTTGAGGGTAAAGATACTCTAGCTGACcttattgtacttgatatgattgactttgacatgCTGATGGCAATAGATTGGTTATCTTCTTGCTACGCTATAGTCGATTGTCATGCAAAGATAATTAAGTTTGAGATACCAAATGAACCCAGTTTTATTCTAAGAGGGAGTCAGGTTTCAGAAAATTGA